The window CATCATCAATCACTATATACGTATAGATCCCGATTATCCTCACCTCCCAGCGTGTATTTCAAAGGCAGCCTGATTTCCACAAGAACGCCTCCGCCCTCTATATTTGCAATATCCAGTCCATATTTATCTGAATATACAAGCTGTATCCTTCTCTGAATATTTTCAAGGCCTATGCTATGCCCTTGCTTCAGTCCCGTGTCAGGCTTCTCGTCAAGATGCCTCGTTACTCCAGAAATCCTCTGCCTGAGAGCCTGCAGGTTTTCTACCGGAATATTCTCCCCTCCATTTTCGATCTGAACCAATAATCCCTGCCCTTCTTTTACTGCACGTATGACAATATACCATCCATTCTCAATATCAATCATCCCATGTTCAATCGCGTTTTCCACAATGGGCTGCAGCATAAACTTAAGAACAGCACATCTTCTCAAGGCGTCTGGTATCTCTTCTATCACCTGGATTTCATTTCCAAACCGGATCTCCTGGATTTCCGTATATCTTCTTATATTTTCTATTTCTGCTTCCAGTGTCTCTTCTGTTTTCTCAAAGTCCATACTGTAATGCAGCATATCGCCAAGAGACTTAGACATGAGGGCTATCCGTTGATCCCCTTCCATATCTGCAAGGCAGTTTATGTTTTCCAGGGTATTAAACAAAAAATGGGAATTAATCTGGGACATCAGCCCATTCAGCTTTTCCTTCAGAAGATGGATCTGGCTGATATAGCGCTCCTGTATCAGTTCATGGATCTGGCTGATCATCCGGTCAAACTCTTTATACAGTATCCCGATTTCATCCTTCCGCCCTTTATACACACTGTCAACACGCATCTCATTCTCCGGCACCCTAAGCATGGTTACTGAAAGCCTCACAATGGGTTCGATAAAATGCTTCTCAATCACAACTGCAGACAATGTAATAAATACAATACAGCCTGCAATAATCAATATAAAGTTTCTTGTGTTTTCCCTATAGAGTACGCCGAGTTCTTCCACATCATATCTTGATATTATTTTCCATCCGTTTATCCCAAGGCTCCGGAATATATACCCTCCGCTGCCAGTCTCTATAAAACCTTCGGACTGCTCCTGTACCTTACTTAACTCACTGCTGTCAAGGTCTATCTTCCCAGCAATCTCATATATACGTTCTCCTCCTTCACCGAGTATTGCAGCAGCGTCATCTAATATGGCGTCATCCATCTCTTCTATAAATTCCGTATTGCACACCACTGCAATATAAGAAATCTTATTTCCAGCTTCATCTGATACAGGCCTGACCTCTATAAAATATTTTTCTTTGCCCGCGTCATCATAAGGCTGCCAGAACATCATGGCCTGATAGATATTTTCCAACGTGATTTCTCTATACCACTGGCTGTCTTTATAATTATTTTCCAGGTAAAAATCCTTTGACTTTGTATAAGAGTAAGTGTATCCGCTTCTGTTAAACAGATAGACTCCCTCCACGTATTTATTGTTGCGGATAAGATTACTGCAGATGTAAATAAATTTCCTGTAGTTTTTAAGTCTGTCAATGGCAGATAAAGAAGAATTTTCTTCCTCCTGGACGGACATGGAGCGGATAAAATATTCACTCTCATACTGGCTGAAGATCAGCGAAGTCACAAGATCATCTATTTCCTTAAATACAGTATCCGCCTGGTATACAGCCTTATCTATCTCACCAGATGCAATGGTTTTGGTCTGTTCATTATAAAATTCATAAGAGCTTTTTAAATGAAGTGCAAAAAGAATTAGAACTGGTATAATAGACACACACAAAAGTCCGAAAGTAAACTTCTTCTTTAAACTATTGTTCATTTGAAACCTCCGAGTATTCTACCCCTTTACAGCGCCCACTGTCAGTCCTCCGACAAACTGCTTCTGCAAAAATGCATATATAACTAATATTGGCAGCGCACTTAAAAAACATGCAGCAAAAAGTGTCGTCCACTGTGTAGGCTTCTGCATATCACCTAAAAATGAAAGCATAACTAAGGGCAGAGTCTTTTTCGTGGAGGATGACAAAAAAAGCATAGATAAAAAGAAATCATTCCATATAGGCACTCCCTGAGTGATGATAATTGACGCAAGCACAGGTTTTGTCAGAGGCACCACTACCTTGCAGAATGTCCCCACCCTGCTTGCGCCATCGATCCTTGCCGCCTCCTCCAGTGCAAGGGGCACGCCTGACTTCACAAAATTAGTATAGACGAAAATAGAAAAAGGGATGGATATTGTAACATACATCACAATAGGCGCCATATAGCTGTTATTAATTTTTAAAGAACGCATAATGCTGTAAATGGGGATGATTGACATCTGGGCCGATATCATCATGCCGGCCAAAAAGAAAACCTGCAGAAATCCCCCTATCTTTGTTTTTAGCCTGGCCAGGGCATATCCAGCCAGGGACGCTGTTACAAGCAAGATTGCCACACTTGAAA of the Luxibacter massiliensis genome contains:
- a CDS encoding sensor histidine kinase, whose protein sequence is MNNSLKKKFTFGLLCVSIIPVLILFALHLKSSYEFYNEQTKTIASGEIDKAVYQADTVFKEIDDLVTSLIFSQYESEYFIRSMSVQEEENSSLSAIDRLKNYRKFIYICSNLIRNNKYVEGVYLFNRSGYTYSYTKSKDFYLENNYKDSQWYREITLENIYQAMMFWQPYDDAGKEKYFIEVRPVSDEAGNKISYIAVVCNTEFIEEMDDAILDDAAAILGEGGERIYEIAGKIDLDSSELSKVQEQSEGFIETGSGGYIFRSLGINGWKIISRYDVEELGVLYRENTRNFILIIAGCIVFITLSAVVIEKHFIEPIVRLSVTMLRVPENEMRVDSVYKGRKDEIGILYKEFDRMISQIHELIQERYISQIHLLKEKLNGLMSQINSHFLFNTLENINCLADMEGDQRIALMSKSLGDMLHYSMDFEKTEETLEAEIENIRRYTEIQEIRFGNEIQVIEEIPDALRRCAVLKFMLQPIVENAIEHGMIDIENGWYIVIRAVKEGQGLLVQIENGGENIPVENLQALRQRISGVTRHLDEKPDTGLKQGHSIGLENIQRRIQLVYSDKYGLDIANIEGGGVLVEIRLPLKYTLGGEDNRDLYVYSD
- a CDS encoding carbohydrate ABC transporter permease, with translation MKKSTKKEIVWSILIILFFVLMLSPLLIALSGSFRSPDNGTSFLQLFNEFSLESYKEAFEDMHYFRSLKNSIITTFSSVAILLVTASLAGYALARLKTKIGGFLQVFFLAGMMISAQMSIIPIYSIMRSLKINNSYMAPIVMYVTISIPFSIFVYTNFVKSGVPLALEEAARIDGASRVGTFCKVVVPLTKPVLASIIITQGVPIWNDFFLSMLFLSSSTKKTLPLVMLSFLGDMQKPTQWTTLFAACFLSALPILVIYAFLQKQFVGGLTVGAVKG